A genomic window from Sporosarcina sp. Marseille-Q4063 includes:
- a CDS encoding dynamin family protein, with protein MPKFQHELTELITKAATYGELFKKNEDSERYDKIKLFGKKLTREEYMIGFAGHFSAGKSSMINALTGVDLLPSSPIPTSANIVKVKKSDTDYAVIHLMDGKGLKYEGHDFPNAIKTYSKDGSTVSLIEIGHKDSALPAGITVMDTPGVDSTDDAHRQSTESALHLADLVFYTMDYNHVQSELNFSFTKELMRHNPNVYLIINQIDKHRDSELSFEEFQHSVENSFKLWGVKPKGVFYTSLKVEDHPHNDFPEVKEIITGSMSNWKEFFIENANNTILQLQEEHKRFLKEKIAEEKELHASLVMENEWTNYDTILNELNQTKKALTLQSEEAFVDSFDKGLSALIENAAVTPYETRELLKSYLESLSPNFKVGFLFGAKKTAEERTRRKDAFRENIGKLIHTQIEVHVKTFIKKLLNESQLLTDDRSLEVDSLNLVIPFEEVEKHFNASDIMTGDTVINNANQMKTNIILAYRRLTEDLKLETSEFIRTNGNEKSDRFHKEIHSLEEKLEVIGHVEALNNLLETIDENVENPSSIIIEKRDKLIKTWHTDDILDITEFVEDETTENLFDQSSFIESENEVYQVQSSASEEVSSNALHVARVVENVPGFIDMAQYLRKKAKRLDEQEFTVALFGAFSAGKSSFSNALIGENILPVSPNPTTATINRICPVGPGKEDGTADVILKTLNRMTEDVLRSFDALGIPVETLDDAFAKTDNALNTKLTDDKLHIHKAFIEAFKQGYLTYRGQLGTVLKVGRDEFVKFVAEENRSCFVESIDFYYDCEITRKGITLVDTPGADSINARHTDVAFDYIRNADAVLFVTYYNHAFAKADREFLIQLGRVKDAFELDKMFFIVNAIDLASNDEEAELVQSFVGNELQKFGIRTPRVHGISSLQALQAKIEKQSNEMMDLFERDFHHFLEHDLRGLAVQSLEEETMKTTERLASLISRTEKNMKRKSERLIELANLEEIIQRKYASSFIEVFQTSTKNELNELVYYILQRVFLRFSDFFREAYNPSVFAAKSSSEALKIALDETVHMIGFDLTQELKVTNLRIVNFLTKQLTSRQRIEVQSLKEIDDVFEPTLFEPREADLLSFEFPFPDSAVYSSVNRLFRNDKSFFERGDRDKLKTSLEELLRIDTALYLDREKKRLEVWVAQLIEEEAEALRVHLLKECMIQIDSERTLLTETEKIDDWRNLYNSLEKELV; from the coding sequence AAAGACGGTTCTACTGTTTCACTCATTGAAATTGGCCATAAAGATTCCGCTTTGCCAGCGGGCATTACGGTTATGGATACACCCGGGGTCGATTCAACAGATGATGCCCATCGACAATCAACGGAATCCGCACTTCACTTGGCGGATCTTGTTTTTTATACAATGGATTATAATCATGTTCAATCGGAATTGAACTTTAGTTTCACGAAAGAATTAATGCGTCATAATCCGAATGTCTATTTGATTATCAACCAAATTGATAAACATCGTGATAGTGAATTGTCATTTGAAGAGTTTCAGCACTCAGTCGAAAATTCGTTTAAATTATGGGGAGTCAAACCTAAAGGGGTGTTCTATACAAGCTTGAAAGTGGAGGATCACCCGCATAATGATTTTCCCGAAGTGAAAGAAATAATTACAGGTTCGATGAGTAATTGGAAAGAATTTTTTATAGAGAATGCCAATAACACGATTCTTCAACTTCAAGAAGAACATAAACGCTTCTTGAAAGAGAAAATTGCCGAAGAAAAAGAATTGCACGCTTCACTAGTTATGGAAAATGAATGGACAAATTATGATACAATCCTAAACGAATTGAATCAGACAAAAAAAGCGCTTACCCTTCAATCAGAAGAAGCTTTTGTGGATTCCTTTGATAAGGGGTTATCCGCGTTAATTGAGAATGCGGCAGTCACTCCATACGAAACTAGAGAGTTGTTAAAAAGTTATTTGGAGTCGCTATCTCCTAATTTTAAAGTTGGCTTTCTTTTTGGAGCAAAGAAGACGGCTGAAGAACGAACTAGACGTAAAGATGCTTTTCGAGAAAATATTGGCAAGCTCATTCACACGCAAATTGAAGTCCATGTAAAAACTTTTATAAAGAAATTATTAAATGAATCGCAACTATTAACGGATGACCGTTCACTTGAGGTCGATTCTTTAAACCTTGTTATACCTTTTGAAGAAGTGGAAAAGCACTTCAATGCTTCAGATATCATGACGGGCGACACAGTTATTAACAATGCAAATCAAATGAAAACAAATATCATATTGGCATACAGACGTTTAACAGAGGACTTGAAATTAGAGACCTCGGAATTTATTCGTACAAATGGAAATGAGAAAAGTGACCGTTTTCATAAAGAAATTCATTCTCTGGAGGAAAAGCTAGAGGTGATCGGTCATGTTGAAGCATTGAATAATCTTTTGGAAACGATTGATGAAAATGTTGAAAACCCGTCCTCGATAATAATTGAAAAACGGGACAAGCTCATAAAAACTTGGCATACAGATGATATTCTTGATATTACAGAATTTGTTGAGGATGAAACGACGGAAAATTTATTTGATCAATCATCTTTCATTGAATCGGAAAATGAGGTTTACCAAGTGCAGTCGTCTGCAAGTGAAGAAGTAAGCAGTAACGCGCTACATGTTGCGCGGGTTGTTGAAAATGTACCTGGATTTATCGATATGGCTCAGTATTTACGCAAAAAAGCCAAACGATTGGATGAACAAGAATTTACAGTGGCTCTATTCGGGGCATTTAGTGCTGGTAAGTCATCGTTTTCCAATGCGTTGATTGGGGAAAATATTCTTCCGGTTTCTCCAAATCCAACAACCGCAACGATAAACCGCATATGCCCGGTAGGTCCGGGTAAAGAAGATGGAACAGCTGACGTCATCTTGAAAACGTTGAATCGAATGACAGAGGATGTACTGCGCTCATTTGATGCGCTTGGAATTCCTGTGGAAACATTGGATGACGCTTTTGCCAAAACGGATAATGCCCTGAATACAAAGTTGACAGATGACAAACTTCATATTCACAAAGCATTTATTGAAGCATTTAAACAAGGTTATCTAACTTATAGAGGTCAATTAGGTACAGTATTGAAAGTTGGGCGAGACGAGTTCGTTAAATTTGTTGCAGAAGAAAATCGTAGCTGTTTCGTGGAGTCCATTGATTTTTATTATGATTGCGAAATAACGAGAAAAGGAATAACCCTTGTTGATACGCCGGGCGCTGATTCTATAAATGCTCGTCATACGGATGTTGCTTTCGATTATATTCGAAACGCGGATGCAGTTCTCTTTGTTACGTATTATAACCATGCGTTTGCCAAAGCAGATCGAGAGTTTCTGATTCAATTGGGCCGCGTGAAAGATGCGTTCGAGTTAGATAAGATGTTTTTCATTGTAAACGCAATTGACTTGGCGTCAAATGATGAAGAAGCTGAACTCGTGCAATCGTTTGTTGGGAATGAACTGCAAAAGTTCGGCATAAGAACCCCCCGTGTACATGGTATTTCTAGTTTACAAGCGCTTCAAGCAAAGATTGAAAAACAAAGCAATGAAATGATGGATTTATTCGAAAGGGATTTTCATCATTTCTTGGAACATGATTTAAGAGGACTGGCTGTACAATCATTAGAAGAGGAAACAATGAAAACGACGGAACGGTTAGCTTCTCTCATTTCACGTACTGAAAAAAACATGAAAAGAAAGTCGGAGCGGCTAATTGAATTGGCGAATCTAGAAGAAATAATTCAAAGAAAATATGCGAGCAGTTTTATTGAAGTATTTCAAACAAGTACAAAGAACGAATTAAATGAACTTGTTTATTATATTTTACAGCGTGTCTTTTTACGATTCAGTGATTTCTTTAGAGAAGCTTATAATCCATCTGTCTTTGCAGCAAAATCTTCTAGCGAAGCATTAAAAATTGCGCTTGATGAAACAGTCCATATGATTGGGTTTGATCTTACACAAGAATTAAAGGTAACAAATTTACGTATCGTTAACTTCTTGACGAAGCAATTGACGAGCCGACAACGTATAGAAGTTCAATCGCTCAAAGAAATCGATGATGTATTCGAACCAACCTTATTTGAACCAAGAGAAGCAGATCTATTATCTTTTGAATTTCCATTTCCAGATTCTGCAGTATATAGCAGTGTCAATCGTCTATTTCGGAATGATAAATCATTTTTTGAAAGAGGCGATCGAGATAAACTAAAAACTAGTCTCGAGGAACTTTTAAGAATAGATACAGCGCTATATCTTGATAGAGAAAAGAAGAGACTTGAAGTGTGGGTTGCTCAATTAATTGAAGAAGAAGCAGAGGCACTTAGAGTCCATTTATTGAAAGAATGCATGATACAAATTGATTCAGAACGAACACTTCTGACGGAAACCGAAAAAATCGATGACTGGCGGAACTTATACAATTCATTAGAAAAGGAGTTGGTGTAG
- a CDS encoding sulfurtransferase: MSNVFVSIKDIDTSEVKWIDARFSLADANEGKRFYKESHVSGAMHWDLNDDLSDLTKRDGRQPMPSKESLVELFRRSGLNIEDTILVYDDGGSPFATRAWWFLQYAGFENASVVVEGFEEIKESSVPVDNETPIPKKTAVNPNWNESIYASREFVEETVAGRTSNLLVDARAANRYRGEIEPLDRVAGHIPGAFNFDWEQLKSDGKFQFDQSIKEKLSDLADSNQKVTVYCGSGVTASPLYAMLSHYGYENIRLYVGSYSDWVSKEDAQVEKG; this comes from the coding sequence TTGAGCAATGTTTTTGTTTCGATTAAAGATATAGATACGAGTGAAGTCAAATGGATAGATGCGCGTTTCTCATTGGCTGATGCAAATGAAGGCAAAAGGTTTTATAAGGAAAGTCATGTTAGCGGTGCGATGCATTGGGATTTAAATGATGATTTGTCCGATTTAACAAAAAGAGATGGAAGACAACCAATGCCGAGTAAAGAGTCGTTAGTTGAACTTTTCAGGAGAAGTGGACTGAATATAGAGGATACAATTCTTGTTTACGATGACGGTGGCAGCCCGTTCGCAACCCGTGCATGGTGGTTCCTTCAATATGCCGGATTTGAAAATGCATCTGTCGTAGTAGAAGGTTTTGAAGAAATTAAAGAATCGAGTGTTCCTGTTGATAATGAAACACCGATACCAAAGAAAACTGCAGTAAACCCCAATTGGAATGAATCGATTTACGCTTCACGGGAATTTGTAGAGGAAACTGTCGCAGGCCGGACAAGCAATCTGTTAGTCGATGCACGTGCCGCTAATCGATACCGCGGAGAGATAGAACCGTTGGACAGAGTGGCGGGTCACATACCCGGAGCATTTAACTTTGATTGGGAGCAATTAAAAAGTGACGGGAAATTTCAATTTGACCAATCAATAAAAGAAAAATTATCAGACTTGGCGGACTCCAATCAAAAAGTAACCGTGTATTGCGGAAGTGGCGTTACAGCTTCTCCACTCTATGCAATGCTTTCACATTATGGGTATGAAAATATCCGTCTTTACGTGGGAAGTTATAGTGATTGGGTTTCAAAAGAAGATGCGCAGGTTGAAAAAGGATAA
- a CDS encoding metallophosphoesterase → MRYALLGDIHSSKEDLEIVLDHIEEMVPEATVFGTGDLYECTISKKDITDDKFTKLEQVMLNPKGFTELLDFPSVRGNQEERITYLTETEESLRKLLDSMPEVIELESGQIIHGHQWKWGGKPWSLLQANVENSLVFYGHSHRSALTLDGVNQKMNFGIPFELTGQNVLVNVGSVVDNREWVIYDSVKNTVTFMKA, encoded by the coding sequence ATGAGGTATGCATTGCTTGGTGATATTCATTCATCGAAAGAAGACTTAGAAATAGTGCTCGATCATATCGAAGAAATGGTGCCTGAGGCAACGGTGTTTGGTACTGGGGACCTTTATGAATGTACAATTAGTAAAAAAGATATTACTGATGACAAATTTACAAAACTTGAGCAGGTTATGCTAAACCCGAAAGGCTTTACTGAACTTTTGGATTTTCCGTCGGTAAGAGGGAATCAAGAAGAAAGAATTACCTATTTAACGGAAACTGAAGAGTCTTTGCGTAAATTATTGGATTCCATGCCAGAAGTTATTGAACTTGAAAGCGGTCAAATAATTCATGGGCATCAATGGAAATGGGGCGGAAAACCGTGGTCGCTTCTCCAGGCCAATGTAGAAAACTCACTTGTTTTTTACGGTCATAGTCATCGCTCAGCACTAACATTGGATGGCGTTAATCAAAAAATGAATTTTGGCATACCCTTTGAGCTAACAGGTCAAAATGTACTTGTTAACGTAGGTTCCGTTGTTGATAATCGAGAATGGGTTATTTATGATAGTGTCAAAAATACAGTTACATTTATGAAAGCATAA
- a CDS encoding reverse transcriptase-like protein, translating into MIELYTDGASAGNPGKSGIGVFIKGEGHLIKISERIEPTNNHTAEFLALLRGVKEVAKISKGIVSVRSDSQAVVTAVEREFVKNEVHKQILSEIMEVTESFDFFFIKWIPSAENKTADALAREGIHK; encoded by the coding sequence TTGATCGAACTATATACAGACGGCGCTAGTGCTGGAAATCCTGGAAAAAGTGGCATTGGTGTTTTTATTAAAGGTGAAGGGCATCTTATTAAAATTTCAGAGCGTATTGAACCTACAAATAATCATACGGCTGAATTCCTAGCTTTACTTCGCGGCGTGAAGGAAGTTGCAAAAATATCCAAAGGAATTGTTTCCGTACGTTCAGATTCACAGGCAGTTGTAACCGCAGTCGAAAGAGAATTTGTTAAAAATGAAGTACATAAGCAAATTTTATCTGAAATCATGGAGGTTACAGAGTCTTTTGATTTTTTCTTTATCAAATGGATTCCTAGTGCAGAAAATAAAACAGCAGATGCACTCGCTCGTGAAGGTATACATAAATAA
- a CDS encoding zinc-finger domain-containing protein, whose protein sequence is MDKTIIMLEIDTVIDTYCSGCFLKSQLANDKGKTAAHRFCIEGCTVGDQLKFLGSQLNNTSK, encoded by the coding sequence ATGGATAAAACAATCATTATGTTAGAAATCGATACTGTTATTGATACATATTGCAGTGGTTGTTTCCTGAAAAGCCAACTTGCAAATGACAAAGGTAAAACTGCAGCACATCGATTTTGTATAGAAGGATGTACAGTAGGTGACCAGCTTAAATTTTTGGGCAGTCAATTGAATAATACATCAAAATAA